A single region of the Hyphomicrobiales bacterium genome encodes:
- a CDS encoding putative transcriptional regulatory protein, LysR family (Evidence 3 : Putative function from multiple computational evidences) → MLNVPLPSLTALKAFEAVGRLGSVRAAGDELAVSHTVISRHLRHLQESLDITLMVPRGRNLVLTDEGRSYHQEVCKAFAILKRATSAARARRPTKLSIWCTPGIVSRRLLSHLPKLTASPRNWDVNLQPTLAQPNLLDGEADAAIIYADITETDARLRVEDLVRPRVFPVASPSFLEQFLAPETLERLAVSVLLHEESTLQWERWLSLAGLSGKHSLGGQRLWHAHLAIEAARLGQGIALANELLVEDELRSGALVEIMTTKVFMGSYQLVTCADRWNEPAIAVLRQWLQETLKRPE, encoded by the coding sequence ATGCTGAACGTACCGCTCCCATCGCTCACAGCACTCAAGGCTTTCGAGGCCGTCGGACGCCTCGGGAGCGTACGCGCGGCGGGGGATGAGCTTGCGGTCAGCCATACCGTGATCTCGAGGCATCTTCGGCACCTCCAGGAGAGCCTCGACATCACCCTGATGGTACCACGCGGGCGCAACCTCGTGCTGACGGATGAGGGGCGCAGCTACCACCAGGAGGTTTGCAAGGCTTTTGCGATTCTGAAACGCGCGACATCTGCGGCGCGCGCGCGGCGCCCGACCAAGCTCAGCATCTGGTGCACGCCGGGCATCGTCAGCCGTCGGCTGCTGTCGCACCTTCCGAAGCTCACCGCATCCCCGCGCAATTGGGATGTCAATCTCCAGCCTACGCTCGCCCAGCCCAATTTGTTGGACGGCGAGGCCGACGCGGCGATCATCTATGCCGACATCACTGAAACGGACGCGCGCCTCAGGGTCGAGGATCTCGTTCGACCGCGAGTCTTTCCCGTCGCCAGCCCGTCCTTTCTCGAGCAATTTCTAGCGCCGGAGACGCTCGAGCGGCTCGCGGTGAGCGTTCTGCTGCACGAGGAATCGACGCTGCAATGGGAGCGATGGCTTTCGCTGGCGGGGCTTTCGGGAAAGCACAGCCTCGGCGGACAACGTCTCTGGCATGCCCATCTGGCGATTGAGGCGGCTCGCCTTGGACAGGGTATTGCCCTCGCCAATGAGTTGCTCGTCGAGGATGAACTCCGCAGCGGCGCTTTGGTCGAGATCATGACGACCAAGGTTTTCATGGGCTCATATCAGCTCGTCACCTGCGCCGACCGCTGGAACGAGCCGGCGATCGCCGTGCTGCGGCAGTGGCTGCAGGAAACGCTCAAGCGTCCGGAATAG
- a CDS encoding putative spermidine/putrescine transport system permease protein (Evidence 3 : Putative function from multiple computational evidences), producing the protein MRIGGMLVRVWVAACLLFLASPIVVVIFSSFSASGYLRFPPQEFSLRWYAEFLTSEAWLKPLAVSFVLALCVAVITTAVSGLAAVAIARRRFVGRGAFGFVVMAPLLFPHAAIGVALLGALAIPGWVGTFQGIFLAHAILCLPFAYRPLINALRGFDPSMEEAAMSLGASPSFVIRHVTLPILKPALVTSLIFTFIISFDEVTVTVFLIGPKAGTLPTQIFTTIQESASPVIAAVSSFLVLLTVGVVFLLDRLVGLQFFSELERSR; encoded by the coding sequence ATGAGAATCGGTGGAATGTTAGTCAGGGTCTGGGTGGCAGCATGCCTGCTCTTCCTCGCCTCACCCATCGTCGTCGTCATCTTCTCGTCGTTTTCCGCCAGCGGCTATCTTCGGTTCCCGCCACAGGAATTCTCGCTGCGCTGGTACGCCGAATTCCTGACCAGCGAGGCGTGGCTGAAGCCGCTCGCCGTCAGTTTTGTGCTGGCGCTCTGCGTGGCCGTGATCACGACCGCGGTCAGCGGGCTCGCAGCCGTGGCGATCGCGCGCCGCCGGTTCGTGGGGCGTGGCGCATTTGGCTTCGTTGTGATGGCGCCGCTGCTGTTCCCCCACGCTGCAATCGGCGTCGCATTGCTCGGCGCGCTCGCGATCCCGGGCTGGGTCGGGACATTTCAGGGCATATTTCTCGCCCACGCCATTCTTTGCCTCCCGTTTGCCTACCGGCCTCTGATCAATGCCTTGCGCGGCTTCGATCCGAGCATGGAGGAGGCCGCGATGAGCCTCGGCGCTTCGCCGTCATTCGTGATACGTCACGTGACGCTGCCGATCCTCAAGCCCGCGCTCGTCACCTCGCTGATCTTCACCTTCATCATCTCGTTCGACGAGGTCACAGTGACCGTGTTCCTGATCGGCCCGAAGGCGGGAACGTTGCCAACCCAGATCTTCACGACGATCCAGGAGAGCGCGAGCCCCGTCATCGCGGCCGTGTCGAGCTTCCTCGTGCTGCTGACCGTGGGCGTCGTGTTTCTGCTGGACCGCCTCGTCGGGCTGCAATTCTTCAGTGAACTCGAGCGCTCGCGATAG
- a CDS encoding putative spermidine/putrescine transport system permease protein (Evidence 3 : Putative function from multiple computational evidences) yields MLKPRRYWLYLAPAALIMAVFAVGLVQVVLYSFRSDGGLFGNFADILARPDYVDLFVRTVRIAALTTGFCVLIGYPVAYVIARAQRAGNLLLILVMLPWMVSIVVRTYGWIVILGNRGTLNTLLMSTGLTSSPIRMLFNEIGVVIGLVHVFSPFMVISILSTFLMVDEVFEEASMSLGAGPLETFWRVILPLTAPGLIAGCAIVFLLSSGAVVTPHLLGGPRTTMVATQIYQDVFQSFNFPKASAMALFLLLLVMVVLWPLGRLERHLGRHLRQADTQQ; encoded by the coding sequence ATGCTCAAGCCTCGCCGATATTGGCTCTACCTCGCGCCCGCCGCGCTGATCATGGCCGTCTTCGCCGTGGGGCTTGTGCAGGTGGTGCTGTACTCCTTCCGGTCGGATGGAGGACTTTTCGGAAACTTCGCCGACATTCTCGCGCGGCCTGACTATGTGGATCTTTTTGTCCGCACGGTCAGGATCGCAGCGCTGACCACCGGCTTCTGCGTCCTGATCGGTTATCCGGTCGCGTATGTCATCGCACGAGCGCAGCGCGCCGGGAATTTACTACTCATCCTGGTCATGTTGCCCTGGATGGTCAGCATCGTCGTCCGCACATATGGCTGGATCGTGATCCTGGGCAACAGGGGAACGTTGAACACCTTGCTGATGTCGACAGGGCTCACCTCGAGCCCGATCCGTATGCTCTTCAACGAGATCGGTGTCGTCATCGGCTTGGTCCACGTCTTCTCGCCGTTCATGGTGATCTCGATCCTCTCCACGTTCTTGATGGTGGACGAGGTCTTCGAGGAGGCGTCGATGAGTCTCGGCGCCGGCCCGCTCGAGACGTTCTGGCGGGTCATCCTGCCCCTGACCGCCCCTGGCCTGATCGCTGGCTGTGCGATCGTCTTCCTCCTCTCAAGCGGCGCGGTGGTCACCCCGCATCTTCTGGGCGGTCCGCGCACGACAATGGTCGCGACGCAGATCTATCAGGACGTGTTTCAGTCCTTCAACTTCCCCAAGGCATCAGCGATGGCGTTGTTCCTGCTGCTGCTGGTGATGGTCGTCCTGTGGCCGCTCGGGCGTCTCGAACGGCATCTCGGGCGGCACCTTCGTCAGGCGGATACGCAGCAATGA
- the potD gene encoding Spermidine/putrescine-binding periplasmic protein, which produces MSFKPSRALSLAIPVALSAVLGSASASAQKIAIATWGGATGETWRQAFVKPFQEEAGIPVELTEVPNPESSVRTLASKPQYNAALVTYFDAVKLYQDGLIEGFEAADLPELANIPEADRLKAPDGKLLGAPVYYTLFGIAYNTEAVKPADVRSWKSLANPSWKDRIAISQPIWLAAYQLPMLAYTVGGTEKDIEPALPLFKSYVNNASVLYGSLAQLTQLLTRGEVEAAPFYYSQIWGMRHSGIKNVSILIPDEGALKLPYIVVVPKGSFDRDAAKRWLNFVASAKPQERASSTAGFFPVNDKAKVSAEFEAQLGMPVAEARRKMIELDWFLTARTHRERTDLVEKIIAGSK; this is translated from the coding sequence ATGTCTTTCAAGCCTTCTCGGGCTCTCAGCCTGGCCATTCCTGTAGCCCTGTCCGCCGTCTTGGGGAGCGCTTCGGCCAGCGCGCAGAAGATCGCCATCGCGACCTGGGGAGGGGCGACAGGCGAGACCTGGCGACAGGCCTTCGTAAAGCCGTTCCAGGAGGAGGCCGGAATCCCGGTCGAGCTGACCGAAGTTCCGAACCCCGAATCGTCAGTCCGGACCCTGGCTTCCAAGCCCCAGTACAACGCCGCGCTGGTCACCTATTTCGATGCGGTGAAGCTCTATCAGGATGGTCTCATCGAAGGATTCGAGGCCGCCGACCTGCCCGAGCTCGCCAATATTCCGGAAGCCGACCGCCTCAAGGCGCCGGATGGCAAGCTTCTTGGCGCCCCGGTCTACTACACCCTCTTCGGCATCGCCTATAATACCGAAGCGGTTAAGCCAGCGGATGTGCGCTCGTGGAAGAGCCTCGCCAACCCGAGCTGGAAGGACCGCATCGCGATCTCCCAGCCCATCTGGCTCGCGGCCTACCAGCTTCCGATGCTGGCCTATACTGTCGGGGGTACCGAGAAGGATATCGAGCCGGCGCTGCCGCTCTTCAAGAGCTATGTGAACAACGCTTCGGTGCTCTACGGCTCGCTGGCGCAGCTCACGCAGTTGCTGACGCGTGGCGAGGTCGAGGCCGCGCCTTTCTATTACTCGCAGATCTGGGGCATGCGGCACAGCGGCATCAAGAACGTCAGCATCCTGATCCCGGACGAGGGAGCGCTGAAGCTGCCCTATATCGTGGTCGTTCCGAAAGGCAGCTTCGACCGCGACGCCGCCAAGCGTTGGCTCAATTTCGTCGCCTCGGCCAAGCCGCAGGAGCGGGCATCGAGCACCGCCGGCTTCTTTCCCGTGAATGACAAGGCGAAAGTCTCCGCAGAGTTCGAAGCTCAGCTCGGCATGCCGGTCGCGGAAGCCCGGCGAAAGATGATTGAACTGGATTGGTTCCTCACGGCCCGGACGCATCGGGAGCGGACTGATCTGGTCGAGAAGATCATCGCCGGCAGCAAATAG
- the potA gene encoding spermidine preferential ABC transporter ATP binding subunit — MDRDLGSGVQGPVLKVTGVSKRFGDALAVQPLDLEVRRGEFLTLLGPSGCGKTTLLRMIAGFETASEGTISIDGRDLTHTPPYKRGLGMVFQSLALFPHLSVSENVAFGLKVRRQGAESIRQAVGDALELVGLPHVADRAVHQLSGGQRQRIALARAIVTKPPILLLDEPLSALDLKLRRQMQTELKHLQRRLGTTFIFVTHDQEEAITMSDRIAVMRQGRIEQIAAPDVVYRQPATAFVAAFVGENNIFDAEIEAVGGAQRVRVPALDHAFPIPAVTRRGPVSVAIRPEDISLQQGSAPSEALAGRIRERTFLGSNVRYVVEVASALVHVDALAASGAGSIEVGEAVSLTIPTSRMNVLTRQSDLQ; from the coding sequence TTGGATCGAGATTTGGGATCTGGCGTTCAGGGGCCCGTTCTGAAAGTCACGGGCGTTTCCAAGAGATTTGGCGATGCCCTTGCTGTCCAACCGCTTGATCTGGAGGTGAGGCGTGGCGAGTTCCTGACCCTGCTCGGCCCCTCGGGATGCGGAAAGACCACGCTGCTGCGGATGATCGCCGGCTTCGAGACCGCCTCGGAAGGAACGATCTCCATCGACGGGCGCGACCTCACCCACACTCCGCCCTATAAGCGCGGCCTTGGCATGGTCTTTCAGAGCCTTGCGCTGTTCCCGCACCTGAGCGTGTCCGAGAATGTCGCCTTCGGCCTCAAGGTGCGTCGACAGGGCGCCGAGTCGATCAGGCAGGCGGTCGGAGACGCGCTGGAGCTGGTCGGCTTGCCGCATGTGGCCGACCGCGCCGTGCACCAGCTCTCGGGCGGGCAGCGCCAGCGCATCGCCCTGGCAAGGGCGATCGTGACCAAGCCCCCTATCCTGCTGCTCGACGAGCCGCTCAGCGCCCTGGATCTGAAGCTCCGGCGTCAGATGCAGACCGAGCTAAAGCACCTGCAGCGCAGGCTCGGCACCACCTTCATCTTCGTGACGCACGATCAGGAAGAGGCAATCACCATGTCCGACCGGATCGCCGTGATGCGCCAGGGCCGGATCGAGCAGATCGCCGCTCCAGATGTCGTCTATCGCCAGCCCGCCACGGCCTTCGTTGCCGCCTTCGTCGGCGAGAACAATATTTTCGACGCCGAGATCGAAGCCGTCGGCGGGGCGCAACGCGTCCGCGTGCCAGCGCTTGACCATGCCTTCCCGATCCCGGCCGTCACGCGGCGAGGCCCCGTGAGCGTCGCGATCCGGCCCGAGGACATCTCCTTGCAGCAGGGAAGCGCTCCCAGTGAGGCTTTGGCCGGCCGCATTCGCGAGCGCACCTTTCTCGGCTCGAACGTTCGTTACGTGGTCGAGGTCGCAAGCGCCCTGGTCCACGTCGACGCGCTCGCCGCCAGCGGCGCGGGCTCAATAGAGGTCGGCGAAGCCGTGAGCCTGACCATCCCGACCAGCCGCATGAATGTGCTGACTCGGCAATCCGATCTTCAATGA
- a CDS encoding XRE family transcriptional regulator — MEQQHPDDDVRQPQALAQLDALLGDRIRHRRHVQKMSLKQIAEASGISIGQLSQIERGMSSPSLRVLASIADALNVGLGNLFDETLTSVPHAADRIVVKADERKKLGFWRTGISKELLTPSRGSSGLEIFLISLEPGGTTGSQVYSHDGEEGGLVLEGQIVIEVEGVEHHLEEGDSFRFDSTRPHSFRNTGKGPARVVWVNAHRPKAD; from the coding sequence GTGGAACAGCAGCATCCCGACGACGATGTGCGGCAGCCTCAGGCCCTGGCGCAATTGGATGCGCTGTTGGGGGATCGTATCCGTCACCGACGGCATGTCCAGAAGATGTCCCTCAAGCAGATCGCGGAGGCCTCGGGAATATCGATCGGGCAACTCAGCCAGATCGAGCGCGGGATGTCGTCGCCATCGCTCCGGGTTCTGGCCAGCATCGCGGACGCCTTGAACGTCGGTCTCGGCAATCTGTTCGACGAGACCCTGACGTCCGTGCCGCATGCGGCCGATCGGATCGTGGTTAAAGCGGACGAGCGGAAGAAGCTCGGTTTCTGGCGAACGGGCATCTCCAAGGAGTTGCTGACGCCAAGCCGCGGCTCGTCGGGCCTGGAGATCTTCCTGATCTCGCTGGAGCCGGGCGGGACGACCGGTTCTCAGGTGTATTCGCATGACGGAGAGGAAGGCGGCCTCGTACTCGAAGGGCAGATCGTCATCGAGGTCGAGGGCGTCGAGCACCATCTCGAGGAGGGCGATAGCTTCAGGTTCGACAGCACCCGACCACATAGTTTCCGCAACACTGGAAAGGGGCCTGCGCGCGTTGTCTGGGTGAATGCCCATCGGCCAAAAGCCGACTGA
- a CDS encoding Beta-ketoadipate enol-lactone hydrolase, with translation MYAVNGSGEPVIFVHGNGSTHETWSEVVSAMGDRARCVTYDLRGHSPSAPEGAELSIEIFVEDLEALRRELEVERIHLVGQSLGAYIAAAYALSYPQHVRGLALLAAPAGRSRSERDALSALIERLKREGVMQVMPDLVRHWYTDAFAAAHPDAIRKRLAQIAKIDEDIFIRTYELYNATEILPWLDRIRCPTLVMTGEFAQGCGAAIARTTSESIEGAKLVILDGLKNGLLTEAPQRVARELTSIFELTGDRPT, from the coding sequence ATGTATGCGGTCAATGGCAGCGGCGAACCTGTGATCTTCGTTCACGGCAACGGCTCGACCCATGAAACATGGAGCGAGGTCGTTTCGGCGATGGGCGATCGGGCCCGATGCGTCACCTACGACCTGCGTGGTCACAGCCCGTCCGCGCCCGAGGGGGCGGAGCTGTCTATCGAGATTTTCGTGGAGGATCTCGAGGCCCTGCGCCGCGAACTCGAGGTCGAGCGGATCCACTTGGTCGGTCAGTCGCTCGGGGCCTATATCGCTGCCGCTTACGCACTGTCATATCCGCAGCATGTGCGTGGCCTGGCCTTGTTGGCGGCGCCGGCGGGCCGATCCAGGTCCGAGCGGGACGCGCTCTCGGCGCTGATCGAGCGCCTCAAGCGAGAGGGGGTCATGCAGGTCATGCCCGATCTGGTGCGGCACTGGTACACGGATGCCTTCGCTGCGGCGCATCCCGATGCGATCCGGAAGCGGCTGGCCCAGATCGCGAAGATCGACGAAGACATCTTCATTCGCACCTACGAACTCTACAACGCGACTGAAATCCTGCCCTGGCTTGACCGGATACGCTGCCCGACCCTGGTCATGACCGGCGAGTTCGCGCAAGGTTGCGGGGCGGCGATCGCACGCACGACGAGCGAGAGCATCGAGGGTGCGAAACTCGTGATCCTCGATGGTCTCAAGAACGGGCTGTTGACGGAGGCGCCGCAGCGCGTGGCGCGTGAACTCACCTCGATCTTCGAATTGACGGGCGACCGGCCAACCTGA
- a CDS encoding FAD-dependent monooxygenase: MSRKPVAEIAGAGLAGLAAAAALAQRGWSVRVHEKGKSLREIGAGLYCWENALNALRELGVYEQVAATGVASKTPRALLDHQGMEINLRRSDDRSPELIVVLRTELHKILAECAIKNGVEIVTDSPVLGADADGRLELKDGFGPRADLVIGADGVFSRVRDSLKLATEIVDLKDGCGRHLIPRLPEDGLNQRRIEMWSGGRRIGMAPVSKDQHYVFLCCPESDVAGRTQQPFNLEAWIETHPKYREYLERLPRHPAEHWRPFYNVTCSAWSKGRVCIVGDAAHGMAPNLGQGACVAIVNAVVLARAVSETSDIPAALRQWEASERPYIDKTQRISYLYGSVGTRWPKRFLGLRSKVLPMLARTDLFQHRLRVAVDHKPGI; this comes from the coding sequence ATGAGCAGAAAACCGGTTGCGGAGATCGCTGGAGCGGGATTGGCCGGCCTCGCAGCAGCGGCGGCACTTGCCCAGCGAGGGTGGAGCGTGCGCGTGCATGAGAAAGGCAAGAGCCTGCGTGAAATCGGCGCCGGCCTCTACTGTTGGGAGAATGCCCTCAACGCGCTGCGCGAGCTAGGGGTCTATGAGCAGGTGGCCGCGACGGGGGTCGCCTCGAAAACACCGCGGGCTCTGCTCGACCACCAGGGTATGGAGATCAACCTGCGCCGCAGCGATGACCGTTCGCCCGAGTTGATCGTCGTGCTGCGGACTGAACTGCACAAGATTCTCGCCGAATGCGCCATCAAGAACGGCGTGGAGATCGTCACCGACTCGCCGGTGCTCGGCGCCGACGCGGATGGCCGCCTCGAGCTCAAGGATGGGTTCGGGCCGCGAGCTGACCTCGTCATCGGTGCCGACGGGGTCTTTTCGCGCGTGCGGGACTCGCTCAAGCTCGCAACCGAGATCGTCGATCTCAAGGATGGCTGCGGCCGCCACTTGATCCCGCGTCTGCCGGAAGACGGCCTCAATCAGCGCCGCATCGAAATGTGGAGCGGCGGCCGGCGGATCGGCATGGCCCCGGTCAGCAAGGACCAGCATTACGTGTTCCTATGCTGCCCCGAGAGCGATGTCGCTGGGCGCACCCAGCAACCCTTCAACCTCGAGGCCTGGATCGAAACCCACCCGAAATACCGGGAATACCTCGAACGCCTGCCCCGCCATCCCGCGGAGCACTGGCGCCCCTTTTACAATGTGACGTGCTCCGCCTGGTCTAAGGGGCGCGTCTGCATCGTTGGAGACGCGGCCCACGGAATGGCTCCCAATCTCGGTCAGGGAGCCTGCGTCGCGATCGTCAACGCGGTGGTTCTGGCCCGGGCCGTCTCGGAAACGAGCGACATTCCCGCAGCTCTGCGTCAGTGGGAGGCCAGCGAGCGTCCCTATATCGATAAGACGCAGCGCATATCCTATCTCTATGGGTCCGTGGGGACGCGTTGGCCGAAACGTTTCCTCGGGCTTCGCAGCAAGGTGCTGCCCATGCTGGCGCGCACCGACCTTTTTCAGCACCGCCTGCGCGTTGCCGTCGACCACAAGCCCGGCATTTAG
- a CDS encoding hypothetical protein (Evidence 5 : Unknown function) — MFAHGRARGQFIDPFDNWIEITDFSECKPPHTIAFGFGIGRDAPAEAAKCLIASRSGCAAPR, encoded by the coding sequence ATGTTCGCGCATGGCCGCGCGAGGGGCCAATTCATCGATCCGTTTGATAATTGGATTGAAATTACCGATTTTTCTGAATGCAAGCCGCCTCATACCATCGCATTCGGTTTCGGCATCGGGCGCGACGCGCCTGCGGAGGCTGCGAAATGCCTGATCGCTTCGCGGTCGGGCTGCGCAGCGCCCCGATGA
- the proV gene encoding glycine betaine ABC transporter ATP binding subunit ProV: MNKAANGHGPRAAKLQVEGLTKIYGGRPEEALRLLANGKTSKEILATTQQVAAVSNVSFSVEQGEIFTIMGLSGSGKSTLVRCLNRLIEPSAGSVRIDGQDLLAGSPAQLRSVRRSKIAMVFQNFALLPHKSVAENVEFGLMLRGEPPAARREKALRSLAQVGLSDWAHRYPDNLSGGMKQRVGLARALASDPDILLMDEPFSALDPLIRSDLQEELLRLQREIRKTIIFITHDFHEAVRLSDRLAVMRDGAFVQVGTAHDIVLRPVDDYVATFARELDRSRMLCAGDLAYKRVPIVGAEMPVAATHNRLISEGQVHAVVVDADRRPLGYVSLRDVEAAQAGEPASAVADVRREPVLSTAATAPLSGLFGLLGGRAPLVVIDEAGKAQGAVDASDVLQQLHLVTQQERPDLPDHTPPGSAMPGRER, from the coding sequence TTGAACAAGGCGGCAAACGGGCACGGGCCAAGGGCGGCCAAATTGCAGGTCGAAGGGCTAACCAAGATCTATGGTGGGCGCCCTGAAGAGGCCCTGCGATTACTGGCTAACGGAAAGACATCGAAGGAGATATTGGCGACCACGCAGCAAGTGGCCGCGGTATCCAACGTCTCTTTCTCGGTCGAGCAAGGCGAGATCTTTACGATCATGGGGCTGTCCGGCTCCGGCAAGTCCACGCTCGTGCGCTGTCTCAACAGATTGATCGAGCCATCCGCAGGCTCCGTGCGGATCGACGGGCAGGATCTGCTGGCTGGTTCGCCGGCCCAGCTCCGATCGGTCCGGCGCAGCAAGATCGCGATGGTCTTTCAGAATTTCGCGCTTCTGCCGCATAAGTCGGTCGCCGAGAATGTCGAGTTCGGACTGATGCTGCGCGGCGAGCCGCCGGCCGCACGGCGGGAGAAGGCTCTCCGCTCGCTCGCCCAGGTGGGCCTGTCCGACTGGGCGCACCGCTATCCGGACAATTTGAGTGGCGGCATGAAGCAGAGGGTCGGACTGGCCCGCGCGCTGGCCAGCGATCCCGATATTCTGCTGATGGACGAGCCTTTCAGCGCGCTCGACCCATTGATCAGGTCGGACCTGCAGGAAGAGCTCCTGAGACTCCAGCGCGAGATCCGAAAGACCATCATCTTCATCACGCATGATTTTCACGAGGCGGTGCGGCTCAGCGATCGACTCGCCGTGATGCGCGATGGCGCCTTCGTGCAGGTCGGGACTGCGCATGACATCGTGCTGCGACCGGTCGACGACTATGTCGCGACCTTTGCGCGCGAACTCGATCGGTCGCGGATGCTCTGCGCCGGAGACCTTGCCTACAAGCGCGTTCCGATCGTCGGCGCGGAAATGCCGGTCGCGGCCACGCACAACCGCCTCATCTCGGAAGGGCAAGTCCACGCCGTCGTCGTCGACGCCGATCGCAGGCCGCTCGGTTATGTCAGTCTGCGCGACGTCGAGGCCGCACAGGCCGGCGAGCCGGCGAGCGCGGTTGCGGACGTCCGTCGGGAGCCAGTCCTGTCGACGGCTGCCACCGCGCCGTTGTCCGGGCTTTTCGGGTTGCTTGGAGGACGTGCGCCGCTCGTCGTCATCGATGAGGCCGGCAAGGCGCAGGGCGCTGTCGATGCCAGCGATGTGCTTCAGCAACTGCACCTGGTGACGCAGCAGGAGCGCCCCGACTTGCCCGATCACACACCACCGGGCAGCGCCATGCCTGGACGAGAGAGGTGA
- a CDS encoding L-proline glycine betaine ABC transport system permease protein ProW (TC 3.A.1.12.1), with product MSFPIERLHIPVDKWIQIFIDWLVYEWRPAFQALRWPIAQLLSAIQDFLLYLPFWLVTAILFALGWRMAGLRHGLFCGLSFLLIAAMGLWREAMTSMSILFTAVSFCVVIGIPLGIAAGRSDRFWSVLQPILDVMQTTPSFVYLVPVVMLFGIGTVPGVIATIIFSMPPIIRLTNLGLRQVPIEAIEAGEAFGATEWQALTHVRLPLALPSIMAGLNQTLLMALVMSVIIAMIGAEGLGLTVLRGIGALDVGLAGIGGLSIVLIAISLDRITQGFVRLASPTSKSTTILKQLKSMRGTA from the coding sequence ATGAGCTTCCCCATCGAGCGTCTGCACATCCCGGTCGACAAATGGATTCAAATATTCATCGACTGGCTCGTCTATGAGTGGCGTCCCGCCTTCCAGGCGCTGCGCTGGCCAATCGCGCAACTGCTGAGCGCGATTCAGGATTTCCTGCTTTATCTCCCGTTCTGGCTCGTAACGGCGATCCTGTTTGCGCTCGGCTGGAGAATGGCCGGCCTTCGGCATGGGCTGTTCTGTGGCTTGTCCTTCCTGCTGATCGCGGCGATGGGCCTGTGGCGCGAGGCGATGACCTCGATGTCGATCCTGTTCACGGCAGTATCGTTCTGCGTCGTCATCGGCATCCCGCTCGGAATCGCAGCCGGACGTAGCGACCGCTTCTGGTCAGTGCTGCAGCCGATCCTCGACGTGATGCAGACCACGCCCTCCTTCGTCTACCTCGTTCCCGTGGTGATGCTGTTCGGCATCGGCACCGTGCCGGGCGTGATCGCGACGATCATCTTCTCGATGCCGCCGATCATTCGCCTCACCAATCTGGGGCTGAGGCAGGTCCCGATCGAGGCGATCGAGGCCGGCGAGGCCTTCGGCGCCACCGAGTGGCAAGCCCTGACGCATGTCCGGCTGCCATTGGCGCTGCCTTCGATCATGGCCGGCCTGAACCAGACCCTGCTCATGGCCCTGGTGATGAGCGTGATCATCGCGATGATCGGTGCCGAAGGCCTCGGCCTGACCGTGCTGCGCGGCATCGGCGCGCTCGATGTCGGGCTGGCTGGGATCGGCGGCCTCTCGATCGTCCTGATCGCGATCAGCCTCGACCGGATCACGCAAGGCTTTGTCCGGCTGGCAAGCCCGACGAGCAAATCGACGACCATTCTCAAGCAGCTGAAATCGATGCGCGGCACGGCGTAG